The Nitrospinaceae bacterium genome has a segment encoding these proteins:
- a CDS encoding cyclic nucleotide-binding domain-containing protein: protein MSMVREKTKSEEISQGDIPQKFMGFQLTKEGKPCLSTLIKKLRGNYAFFSEMDDREIVSILKLCGRRSYEPGQTIFEQGDTGNCFYMIIFGNVSIVRKETELSRLKQGQCFGEMAVLEEQPRNATARAIRPTLLFSLERDTLVDTFPSLGFKVASHLAKELSKKLRDMDEQADN from the coding sequence ATGAGCATGGTGAGAGAAAAGACCAAATCAGAAGAAATATCCCAAGGCGATATCCCTCAAAAATTTATGGGATTTCAGTTAACCAAAGAGGGCAAGCCTTGTTTGAGTACCTTGATCAAAAAACTTCGAGGAAATTATGCATTTTTCTCGGAAATGGATGATCGGGAGATTGTATCAATTCTGAAGTTATGTGGCCGTCGCTCCTACGAACCCGGCCAAACAATTTTTGAACAGGGCGATACAGGAAATTGTTTTTACATGATTATTTTCGGAAATGTTTCTATTGTAAGAAAAGAAACAGAACTCTCAAGACTCAAACAAGGTCAGTGTTTCGGAGAAATGGCCGTACTGGAAGAGCAACCCCGAAATGCCACCGCCAGGGCGATCAGGCCAACCCTTCTGTTTTCTCTAGAGCGCGACACGCTTGTAGACACTTTTCCTTCTTTGGGTTTTAAGGTTGCATCGCATCTGGCTAAAGAGCTTTCCAAAAAACTTAGGGACATGGACGAGCAAGCCGACAATTGA
- a CDS encoding tetratricopeptide repeat protein — MDLYSSLGLVAAMALSALVAVWLLYKRSRRDEFPEETWDPYIAQKNREDGDAYLDVEDISGVPQSAGPTTVSHRLMAFGENPGQKTTEDKFQEEPASKENQGESEMGEQVELLAGEPQPLTDNEQDDYGAEPNLMSEVSPAQEGSSSSESLFDSLPPLDEAPTKAPTESTSGESLFDSLPPLDEAPTKALAESTSGESLFDSLPPLDEVPTKAPVETSSGESLFDSLPPLDEVPTKAPVETSSGESPFDALVAPKDVPYRHTVAELMGVGVINFSPNTEADLAVANEEERGDSLSDPSPSMSSNEESSVYGGAESESSEAETTESNEESWPTPEEELNRDSSTEPTFSRSDTEPILLSDEIPHETESSVSPATEPGREESVQDEEPSFTMESLTFNNDEQAAPPVMYKPETSLLSEGEDDSSEPVSLSDDDSDESVLDEYVSGIENEEQHRGEEASFTLESLSFEGDEESEPPVRYEPETTSSPEEYEESQEAASVDESSLLSEKEPDGLDEEKVQTIDDQLPAGELPGDTDVSLTSENVEASEFERGDLDSVEEAPMAFDMPSDGQEFIDTEEKAQEIPAGLETSESIQDADENHEVPDLILGEESIEPEIDEKLEQRLDGTDDLILDSSEMVDEPPDITLEPNEIEEESEEIFDAVEMEEELPKVETAQDEAMEPPKDDSLEGPVSEESMDVFSVLESERAESLVDMPQGPIGNAGLFDDEEDESELLKGISPEVESGKILQGMDSVVGDEEEDAAHDIGGDTFADESVFEPLSPVEEKLTIEPLSGKSMYEIVKKFVSLYCSNNLLLLEEQSESYPKEIEEIAKAGWDDICARLEMRKEIEAEEYLRIGIMEHMLGHYDIALVHFKEALRRAEKMGPVLNALGVTSFSREKIDPGISYFKEAIREAGTDVALLAASNRNLAILYQSKGDLENAAVSVVSALKCMAEDEDPGTLAGLYFRAGQLFRKLGEIENAHHHLSESTHLYLRAGDDEARTRSLVALSSTQTEMGEYDGALKNLDEAVLLCRNSGDKAGEALVVGQMGVAYSDQDQYTRALECYEKAIILNRSLGNRKGEGANLSNIGNIHYFRGDLEEALSAYEEALEINREQEHIIGQATILGNLARIYIEMKMFPDATERLRESLEMFRSVGAQTQMKSIQELIEELGAEQE; from the coding sequence GCGCGGGCCCAACCACCGTATCGCACCGTCTGATGGCGTTCGGAGAGAACCCTGGTCAAAAAACTACAGAAGATAAATTCCAAGAAGAGCCTGCATCGAAAGAAAACCAGGGCGAGTCTGAAATGGGTGAGCAGGTTGAGTTGCTTGCGGGAGAGCCACAACCTCTAACGGATAATGAGCAAGACGACTACGGGGCGGAGCCGAACTTAATGTCTGAAGTTTCGCCGGCTCAAGAAGGCTCCTCTTCAAGCGAGTCGTTGTTCGATTCACTGCCGCCTCTTGATGAGGCACCTACTAAAGCTCCTACTGAATCTACTTCGGGTGAATCGTTGTTCGATTCACTGCCGCCTCTTGATGAGGCACCTACTAAAGCTCTTGCTGAATCTACTTCGGGTGAATCGTTGTTCGATTCACTGCCGCCTCTCGATGAGGTACCTACCAAGGCTCCTGTTGAAACCTCTTCGGGTGAATCGTTGTTCGATTCACTGCCGCCTCTCGATGAGGTACCTACCAAGGCTCCTGTTGAAACCTCTTCGGGTGAATCGCCATTCGATGCTCTCGTTGCCCCCAAGGATGTGCCTTATCGCCATACGGTGGCAGAGTTGATGGGTGTGGGTGTAATTAATTTTTCACCGAACACCGAGGCCGATTTGGCTGTGGCGAATGAAGAAGAGCGAGGCGATTCTTTATCTGACCCCTCGCCTTCGATGAGTTCGAACGAAGAAAGTAGCGTTTACGGCGGGGCGGAGTCGGAATCTTCTGAGGCTGAAACTACGGAGTCTAATGAAGAATCCTGGCCGACACCCGAAGAAGAGTTGAATCGCGATTCTTCAACGGAGCCGACGTTCTCGAGGTCTGATACCGAGCCGATTTTGCTCAGTGATGAAATTCCTCATGAAACGGAATCATCTGTCTCTCCGGCTACCGAGCCAGGGCGGGAGGAAAGCGTTCAGGATGAGGAGCCATCTTTCACGATGGAGTCTCTGACTTTTAACAACGACGAACAAGCTGCGCCTCCTGTGATGTACAAACCTGAAACATCACTACTTTCCGAAGGGGAAGATGATTCATCAGAGCCCGTGTCTTTGTCGGACGATGATAGTGATGAGTCCGTGCTGGATGAATATGTCTCCGGGATAGAGAATGAAGAGCAGCATCGAGGTGAGGAGGCGTCTTTTACGCTTGAGTCTCTGTCATTTGAGGGGGATGAGGAGAGCGAGCCTCCTGTAAGGTATGAGCCTGAAACTACTTCCTCTCCGGAGGAATATGAAGAATCACAGGAGGCGGCTTCAGTAGACGAATCTTCCCTCCTTTCTGAGAAAGAGCCCGATGGTCTGGATGAAGAAAAAGTTCAAACAATTGATGATCAGCTCCCTGCAGGGGAGCTGCCGGGCGACACCGATGTATCGCTAACATCGGAAAATGTGGAAGCCTCGGAATTCGAAAGAGGAGACTTGGATTCTGTCGAAGAGGCTCCCATGGCTTTTGATATGCCCTCCGATGGGCAAGAGTTTATTGATACTGAAGAAAAGGCACAGGAGATACCGGCTGGATTAGAAACATCAGAATCGATTCAAGACGCGGATGAAAATCATGAAGTGCCTGACTTGATTCTTGGGGAAGAATCGATTGAGCCAGAAATTGACGAGAAGCTTGAGCAGAGATTAGATGGAACTGACGATTTAATTCTCGATTCGTCGGAGATGGTGGACGAGCCCCCTGATATTACTCTGGAACCGAATGAAATAGAGGAAGAGTCTGAAGAAATTTTCGATGCGGTGGAGATGGAAGAAGAACTCCCCAAGGTAGAGACAGCGCAAGACGAGGCGATGGAGCCGCCGAAAGATGACTCGTTAGAAGGGCCGGTGTCCGAGGAGTCCATGGATGTTTTTTCTGTGCTTGAGAGTGAGCGGGCAGAGTCTTTGGTCGATATGCCGCAAGGGCCTATTGGAAATGCGGGGCTATTCGACGATGAAGAAGATGAATCGGAATTATTGAAAGGGATTAGCCCTGAGGTTGAATCGGGGAAAATTCTTCAAGGAATGGATTCTGTCGTTGGCGATGAAGAAGAAGATGCCGCTCATGATATTGGCGGAGATACATTTGCCGATGAAAGTGTTTTTGAGCCTCTTTCTCCTGTGGAAGAGAAGCTAACTATCGAGCCTCTTTCAGGGAAATCGATGTATGAGATAGTGAAAAAATTTGTTTCCCTTTATTGTTCGAATAATCTCCTTTTGCTCGAGGAGCAAAGCGAATCATATCCGAAAGAAATCGAAGAAATAGCCAAAGCTGGCTGGGACGATATTTGTGCGCGCTTGGAGATGCGTAAAGAAATTGAGGCGGAAGAGTATCTTCGGATTGGGATAATGGAACACATGTTAGGTCATTATGACATCGCCCTTGTTCATTTTAAAGAGGCGCTCCGCCGTGCGGAGAAAATGGGTCCTGTTTTGAATGCCCTTGGTGTGACTAGTTTTAGCCGGGAGAAAATTGATCCGGGCATATCCTATTTCAAGGAGGCTATCCGGGAGGCGGGTACGGATGTTGCTCTATTGGCGGCGTCTAATAGAAATTTGGCGATTCTTTATCAGTCGAAGGGCGATCTCGAAAATGCTGCGGTGTCTGTTGTTTCTGCACTGAAGTGCATGGCAGAGGATGAAGATCCAGGAACCCTCGCGGGCCTATATTTTAGGGCCGGACAATTGTTCAGAAAACTTGGTGAAATTGAAAATGCCCACCATCATCTATCAGAATCCACTCATTTGTATCTTCGTGCTGGAGACGATGAGGCACGGACTCGCTCGTTGGTCGCACTTTCCTCGACGCAGACGGAAATGGGTGAATATGATGGCGCTTTAAAAAATCTGGATGAGGCCGTGTTGTTGTGCCGAAATTCAGGAGACAAGGCAGGAGAAGCGCTCGTCGTAGGGCAAATGGGTGTAGCTTATTCCGATCAAGATCAATATACGCGCGCCCTGGAATGTTACGAAAAGGCGATAATCTTGAATCGCTCGCTGGGAAATCGAAAAGGGGAAGGTGCGAATCTCAGCAATATTGGGAATATTCATTATTTCCGTGGCGATCTTGAAGAGGCTTTGAGTGCTTATGAGGAAGCGCTTGAGATTAACCGAGAACAAGAGCACATCATCGGGCAGGCGACAATATTGGGAAACCTGGCGCGTATTTATATCGAAATGAAGATGTTTCCGGATGCCACTGAAAGGCTGCGGGAGTCGCTTGAAATGTTCAGGTCGGTCGGAGCGCAAACCCAGATGAAAAGCATTCAAGAATTAATCGAAGAGTTGGGAGCTGAACAAGAATAA
- a CDS encoding cyclic nucleotide-binding domain-containing protein — MEVGQFLKLCKRENYEPGKGIFREGDNGNEFFLVVSGEVIITVGEKEVARMGPGTVFGEMALLDNTRRTASAMVASPTLLFSISRGVLHSSMPSFANKVMEGIARQLSEKLRDANETIKKLQRQVNQLEVKKSKI, encoded by the coding sequence ATGGAGGTAGGGCAATTTTTAAAATTATGCAAAAGAGAAAACTACGAACCCGGCAAAGGGATATTCAGGGAAGGCGACAATGGCAACGAATTTTTTCTCGTGGTATCCGGTGAAGTCATTATCACAGTAGGCGAAAAGGAAGTGGCGAGAATGGGCCCAGGGACCGTTTTCGGTGAAATGGCTTTACTCGACAACACCCGGCGAACAGCATCTGCCATGGTTGCTTCTCCCACTTTACTATTTTCTATTTCGCGAGGTGTTCTTCATTCGAGCATGCCAAGTTTTGCCAACAAGGTGATGGAAGGCATCGCACGCCAACTCTCAGAAAAACTTCGAGATGCGAACGAAACCATAAAAAAACTTCAACGACAAGTAAATCAATTAGAAGTCAAAAAATCAAAAATTTAA